A genomic region of Diachasmimorpha longicaudata isolate KC_UGA_2023 chromosome 17, iyDiaLong2, whole genome shotgun sequence contains the following coding sequences:
- the LOC135170690 gene encoding glutamine amidotransferase-like class 1 domain-containing protein 3, mitochondrial isoform X1, protein MLRAIAPRTLQLISPGCVKTPASHLSTTVTNKTAKETCDPTPVVVVLCGCGGLDGTEISESISLAINLSHHNFYPKFFAPDMEICGVVDHLTKEPDTCGLPRNSLVEGARLARSSIKSLSDCKALCGEALIIPGGFGAARTMSDFASKGAECTLIPDLKRVIQEFNCEKKPIGTICIASALVARVLEGVKVTLGKEGSKEEWPYAEAIRRVKDMGAKVEEQDVKGVTYCEKYNVYSTPAWMYSQATYHEVHQGIGNMIEQMKKKIVR, encoded by the exons ATGCTCCGTGCAATCGCTCCCCGGACCCTCCAGCTGATCTCTCCAGGATGCGTCAAGACTCCAGCCTCTCACCTCTCCACAACCGTAACCAATAAAACAGCGAAAGAAACTTGTGACCCCACACCAGTTGTCGTT GTTCTCTGCGGCTGCGGTGGCCTCGATGGTACAGAGATATCCGAATCCATTTCTCTCGCTATAAATCTCTCGCACCATAATTTCTATCCGAAATTCTTCGCTCCCGACATGGAGATATGCGGTGTCGTCGATCATTTGACGAAGGAGCCTGATACATGCGGTTTACCGAGAAATTCACTAGTCGAGGGGGCACGATTAGCCAGATCGTCTATCAAATCATTGAGCGATTGTAAAGCTCTCTGTGGCGAGGCCTTAATTATACCCGGAGGTTTTGGAGCTGCTCGAACCAT GAGTGACTTTGCATCTAAGGGAGCTGAATGTACCCTAATACCCGACTTGAAACGAGTCATCCAGGAGTTCAATTGTGAGAAAAAGCCTATTGGTACGATTTGTATTGCGTCAGCCCTCGTTGCAAGAGTTCTTGAGGGCGTCAAAGTGACCCTTGGAAAGGAAG GATCTAAGGAAGAATGGCCTTACGCGGAGGCTATCCGCAGGGTCAAGGACATGGGTGCAAAAGTCGAGGAACAGGATGTCAAAGGTGTTACCTACTGTGAAAAGTACAACGTTTATTCCACCCCGGCCTGGATGTACTCGCAAGCCACTTACCACGAGGTTCACCAGGGGATTGGAAATATGATTGAAcaaatgaagaagaaaattgtTCGTTAA
- the LOC135170690 gene encoding ES1 protein homolog, mitochondrial-like isoform X2, producing MLRAIAPRTLQLISPGCVKTPASHLSTTVTNKTAKETCDPTPVVVVLCGCGGLDGTEISESISLAINLSHHNFYPKFFAPDMEICGVVDHLTKEPDTCGLPRNSLVEGARLARSSIKSLSDCKALCGEALIIPGGFGAARTMSDFASKGAECTLIPDLKRVIQEFNCEKKPIGTICIASALVARVLEGVKVTLGKEAQKPFPVPIFTPLSEGLLKNDGVVLSVSEVFFSIEIR from the exons ATGCTCCGTGCAATCGCTCCCCGGACCCTCCAGCTGATCTCTCCAGGATGCGTCAAGACTCCAGCCTCTCACCTCTCCACAACCGTAACCAATAAAACAGCGAAAGAAACTTGTGACCCCACACCAGTTGTCGTT GTTCTCTGCGGCTGCGGTGGCCTCGATGGTACAGAGATATCCGAATCCATTTCTCTCGCTATAAATCTCTCGCACCATAATTTCTATCCGAAATTCTTCGCTCCCGACATGGAGATATGCGGTGTCGTCGATCATTTGACGAAGGAGCCTGATACATGCGGTTTACCGAGAAATTCACTAGTCGAGGGGGCACGATTAGCCAGATCGTCTATCAAATCATTGAGCGATTGTAAAGCTCTCTGTGGCGAGGCCTTAATTATACCCGGAGGTTTTGGAGCTGCTCGAACCAT GAGTGACTTTGCATCTAAGGGAGCTGAATGTACCCTAATACCCGACTTGAAACGAGTCATCCAGGAGTTCAATTGTGAGAAAAAGCCTATTGGTACGATTTGTATTGCGTCAGCCCTCGTTGCAAGAGTTCTTGAGGGCGTCAAAGTGACCCTTGGAAAGGAAG CCCAAAAACCCTTTCCCGTACCGATCTTCACCCCGCTGTCAGAGGGACTACTTAAAAATGATGGTGTAGTCCTCTCCGTCTCCGAAgtgtttttttccattgaaattcgaTAA
- the LOC135170689 gene encoding uncharacterized protein LOC135170689 isoform X3 has translation MSVWLVDLVTIIFVGNNSFVKSATAVDGGAVPEDQSGHEDSVASASEAHAGDYEDSDDSDMYMEPDEAASAQPNPKIEEPVDEPKVTLSEVSSVTSSPIIEETRVTATVSEPVRNPEPRPDDRSIVPDSQNFFPSFAELFANHRLSYAEQQQQQRFRPNRFLGYFQRDRNAAYQAAASNVKDNTQHPLLGSGNFGVIRGGTYYPEDKDAEEYSVDESLYNPYYSSNTARGRAYYRNPKPQPIRGGDFFANFRDFADITAPPKSSFSHLSVVYANRNGTKGRANEPRNIIETLRMLEEQGDEDVNGMTTTTETPGKKLSQGKRKLIKMRKFQDDKARKSRMTNVEPLLALS, from the exons ATGGAGGCGCAGTGCCTGAAGATCAGTCTGGCCATGAG GATTCAGTAGCATCGGCGTCGGAGGCGCACGCTGGTGACTACGAGGACTCCGACGACTCGGACATGTACATGGAGCCCGACGAAGCCGCTTCCGCTCAGCCGAACCCGAAGATCGAGGAACCGGTGGACGAGCCAAAGGTCACGCTGTCGGAAGTTTCATCAGTCACTTCGTCACCGATCATCGAGGAGACTAGGGTCACAGCTACAGTATCAGAACCCGTCCGGAATCCCGAGCCAAGACCAGACGATAGATCAATCGTTCCTGACAGCCAGAACTTCTTCCCATCGTTCGCGGAACTCTTCGCTAATCATCGGCTGTCATATGCTgagcaacagcagcagcagagATTCCGGCCGAATCGCTTCCTCGGCTACTTCCAGAGAGATCGTAATGCCGCTTATCAAGCTGCTGCCTCCAATGTAAAGGACAATACACAACATCCTCTTCTAGGATCAGGAAACTTCGGCGTCATTCGTGGTGGGACTTACTATCCAGAGGACAAAGACGCGGAGGAGTACTCGGTTGATGAGAGCCTCTACAATCCTTATTACTCCTCCAACACCGCCAGAGGTCGCGCTTACTATCGCAATCCCAAACCCCAGCCAATTCGTGGTGGTGACTTCTTCGCCAATTTCCGTGACTTCGCGGACATCACAGCTCCACCGAAGTCCAGCTTCTCGCATCTGTCCGTCGTTTACGCCAACCGAAATGGAACGAAGGGTCGGGCGAACGAACCCAGGAACATCATCGAAACGTTGAGGATGTTGGAGGAACAAGGTGATGAAGATGTCAATGGCATGACTACCACCACCGAAACTCCTGGGAAGAAACTCAGTCAGGGGAAGAGGAAATTGATCAAGATGAGGAAATTCCAGGATGACAAGGCCAGGAAATCACGCATGACCAATGTCGAACCACTGCTCGCCCTCAGCTGA
- the LOC135170689 gene encoding uncharacterized protein LOC135170689 isoform X2 — MKSCLILFWAVVTVTCAVMGYPQERLMPDGGAVPEDQSGHEDSVASASEAHAGDYEDSDDSDMYMEPDEAASAQPNPKIEEPVDEPKVTLSEVSSVTSSPIIEETRVTATVSEPVRNPEPRPDDRSIVPDSQNFFPSFAELFANHRLSYAEQQQQQRFRPNRFLGYFQRDRNAAYQAAASNVKDNTQHPLLGSGNFGVIRGGTYYPEDKDAEEYSVDESLYNPYYSSNTARGRAYYRNPKPQPIRGGDFFANFRDFADITAPPKSSFSHLSVVYANRNGTKGRANEPRNIIETLRMLEEQGDEDVNGMTTTTETPGKKLSQGKRKLIKMRKFQDDKARKSRMTNVEPLLALS; from the exons ATGGAGGCGCAGTGCCTGAAGATCAGTCTGGCCATGAG GATTCAGTAGCATCGGCGTCGGAGGCGCACGCTGGTGACTACGAGGACTCCGACGACTCGGACATGTACATGGAGCCCGACGAAGCCGCTTCCGCTCAGCCGAACCCGAAGATCGAGGAACCGGTGGACGAGCCAAAGGTCACGCTGTCGGAAGTTTCATCAGTCACTTCGTCACCGATCATCGAGGAGACTAGGGTCACAGCTACAGTATCAGAACCCGTCCGGAATCCCGAGCCAAGACCAGACGATAGATCAATCGTTCCTGACAGCCAGAACTTCTTCCCATCGTTCGCGGAACTCTTCGCTAATCATCGGCTGTCATATGCTgagcaacagcagcagcagagATTCCGGCCGAATCGCTTCCTCGGCTACTTCCAGAGAGATCGTAATGCCGCTTATCAAGCTGCTGCCTCCAATGTAAAGGACAATACACAACATCCTCTTCTAGGATCAGGAAACTTCGGCGTCATTCGTGGTGGGACTTACTATCCAGAGGACAAAGACGCGGAGGAGTACTCGGTTGATGAGAGCCTCTACAATCCTTATTACTCCTCCAACACCGCCAGAGGTCGCGCTTACTATCGCAATCCCAAACCCCAGCCAATTCGTGGTGGTGACTTCTTCGCCAATTTCCGTGACTTCGCGGACATCACAGCTCCACCGAAGTCCAGCTTCTCGCATCTGTCCGTCGTTTACGCCAACCGAAATGGAACGAAGGGTCGGGCGAACGAACCCAGGAACATCATCGAAACGTTGAGGATGTTGGAGGAACAAGGTGATGAAGATGTCAATGGCATGACTACCACCACCGAAACTCCTGGGAAGAAACTCAGTCAGGGGAAGAGGAAATTGATCAAGATGAGGAAATTCCAGGATGACAAGGCCAGGAAATCACGCATGACCAATGTCGAACCACTGCTCGCCCTCAGCTGA